Genomic window (Streptomyces sp. NBC_01431):
TGTTGATGTTGAAGTTGCGCTGGACGCCGCAGGGGGCCCAGACGAGCTGGCCCCAGTCGGTGGAGTCGGTGGCCTGCCAGTCGTTGTCGAGCGGGCCGTTGAAGGGGTGCGATCTGCTCGCCGTGTCCGGCGAGCCCTGGAAGTAGTACGAGGCCTTCTGGGTGGCGGTCGCGCCGCCCTCCAGGTGGGCGTAGCCGCGGTAGTCGGCGCTCGCCACGGCGTAGGTGAAGCCGCTCGGGACGTGCACGATCAGGTTGAGCTGGCAGTTCTTGCGGAAGTCGGTGGCCTTGGAGCCGACGCCGACCTGGGCCAGGTACTGGCTGTAGGTGACGGTGAAGGCGGTGTTGTCCGGGGAGACGGCGACCGCGGCCGTGCCGATCGGACAGCCGGAGCCGTTGACGGTCGCGACCTCGATGACGATCTTGTCGGGCGGGGCGACGATGTGGGCGGGCGCGGCCGGGGCCGCCTGGGTGAAGAGCGAGCTGGCGAGGAACGCTGCGGTCGCGCCGCTCGCGAGAAGTGCACCGGGCATGATGCTCCGATCGGTTGTCGGTGGCCTTGCGTGGATGTGGGGAGTCCAGCCGAGCGCCCATGCCCGCGGTGCGAAAAGTAGTTGAGGCATGGACATGTCAAACCTTCGGACCGGTCCGGCCGTGGTGTGCGACGCGCCGGATCGCTTTGGATGGTAGGGACCAAGCGCCCCGCGGAATAGGGCGGTTATCGGCCGCGGCGTGAGGCGTGTGACGGCGCGCGATAGGGCCCGGCACCGTGGCGGTGCCGGGCCCCTCGTTCGCGTACGTGTCGGCTACGTACCCGGGATGTCGGCGAGCCTCAGAGCTGCTCGATGACGTAGTCGACGCAGGCCGTCAGAGCCTCGACGTCGGCCGGGTC
Coding sequences:
- a CDS encoding DUF4360 domain-containing protein, which produces MPGALLASGATAAFLASSLFTQAAPAAPAHIVAPPDKIVIEVATVNGSGCPIGTAAVAVSPDNTAFTVTYSQYLAQVGVGSKATDFRKNCQLNLIVHVPSGFTYAVASADYRGYAHLEGGATATQKASYYFQGSPDTASRSHPFNGPLDNDWQATDSTDWGQLVWAPCGVQRNFNINTELRVNAGTSDPTTTNSFIAMDSTDGDIQTIYHLAWKECPTPQR